Below is a window of Thermofilum sp. DNA.
TACCTTTAGTCTTCAGGAACTCGGCCACCTTGTCCACGCAATCCTCTCTTATCTTAAGCACGTAAGTCTTAGAGGAGGCGCAAACAAGGCTTCTCGAGATTACGCACATGCTTTCCGCTATGTACTCTCATTCTCTCTTATTTATTTCGCAGAAGCACCTAAGGTAACGCTAATTTACCATGCTGTCTACGTAGCTGCTTCTGTGAATGCTTCAGCGCTTCACGGGGTAGCGGTACTGCTGCTGCCTGTGCTCGTGATCGCTGTCCTGAAGCGGGATGCTGCTCAAGCATCGGTAGTCACGCTCACCTACGCGCTTCTAGCTTTCACTTCGAGCAGGGGTTTAGCCGGAGTCGTGGATGCTTTGCGCAGCGGCCTGACGACGGGGCTCCAGATATCCTCCATCATCCTTTCCGCGATATACTTCTACAACGTGCAGAGGGAGCTCGGCACGGAGGACAAGCTGAAAGCGAGCATGGGTAGCGCGGCAGGGTCGGCACTGTACCTAGCGGTTTTCTTCTCAGGCTTTGTCGAGAGCTTCTCAGGTTACGGCGTTTCTCCAGCTGTCGCAGCACCCCTGCTCCTCAGCACTGGGCTTCCCCCGCTCAGCGCAACCGCGAGCGCTCTCGTGGGGCACACGTGGGCGGTCCCCTTCGCTAGCGTAGGCGTCCCGACCGCTGTGCTCGCGGGGCTAGCTGAAGTGGATGTCGGCGCGCTGGCTGAGCTCACCGCAGTTTTTGCCTCGTTTTCCTTAGCTGCGATAGTGTTTCGCGTTGGCCGCGGGTACATCAGCTGCAGCTACAAGGAGCTGGTCCCCGCGCTGCTTCTCTCTCTTTCACTCGTCCTGCTCGCACCCTTCACGAGGATTTACTCGGCAGCTGTCATGGGCTTCCTGGGGGTGGCTGCAGGCTTACTGCTGGCTAGTGGAGCGCATAAAGTGGCAGAAGCGCTGAGCGTGCTCAAGTACTACCTGCTGCTAGTGGCTATGCTTCTCCTAGCGAATCTCGCCGGCTTCGGCGGACTGCAGTACACCTTCGTCGTGATTCTCGCTGCAGCCCTGCTCTCGCAGCTCATCGAGCGCAAGCTGGCTAGGGAGGCTCCGAGGAGGACGGTCGCCATGACCTTCCGCTCAGTCGTGGCTGTAGTCTTGTTCGCGATCGTGGCGGAGATCGTCAAGCGCGGCGGCTACATGAAGAGCCTAGCCATCCTGCTCGCTCAGAGCACGGGGACGCTCTACGCACTTTTCGTCCCCGTCGTAGGAGCTCTCGGAGCATACGCTACAGGGAGCGCGACCACGAGCAACTTGATCTTCTCAGCCCTGCAGAAGAGCTACGCCGAAGCTGTGCAAGTCAACACCTACGCTCTACTTGCCCTGCAGAATGTGGGGGGCGGCTTAGGCGGCATGGTGTCGCCAGCAAAGATCTCTGTCGCGGCGTCAACCACCTCAGGGAAAGAGCTCGAGCAGCAGCTCTTCAGGGAGGGCTGGAAGTCGCTGATAGTAGCCGTTGCCCCTCAAGTGATTATCGCAGGGTGGATCCTCCCCCAGCGATAAGCCAGGCAGCGTTAAGCCCTCTCTTTCTCCCGGCTGCGGCGTGTGTCGTCTACAGCAGCCTCCGACACTAACGGAGAGCCGTTTTCTACCTTTCTTTGCAGGAAACGGGCGAGAAGCGCAGCCCCGCTATCTCAAGCACTTCCTGGGGCGGCGGCGAGCATCCCGACCAGACCACCGACCCCGAGCTGAGGACCACCGCCTCGTCCGCTAC
It encodes the following:
- a CDS encoding L-lactate permease codes for the protein MNASALHGVAVLLLPVLVIAVLKRDAAQASVVTLTYALLAFTSSRGLAGVVDALRSGLTTGLQISSIILSAIYFYNVQRELGTEDKLKASMGSAAGSALYLAVFFSGFVESFSGYGVSPAVAAPLLLSTGLPPLSATASALVGHTWAVPFASVGVPTAVLAGLAEVDVGALAELTAVFASFSLAAIVFRVGRGYISCSYKELVPALLLSLSLVLLAPFTRIYSAAVMGFLGVAAGLLLASGAHKVAEALSVLKYYLLLVAMLLLANLAGFGGLQYTFVVILAAALLSQLIERKLAREAPRRTVAMTFRSVVAVVLFAIVAEIVKRGGYMKSLAILLAQSTGTLYALFVPVVGALGAYATGSATTSNLIFSALQKSYAEAVQVNTYALLALQNVGGGLGGMVSPAKISVAASTTSGKELEQQLFREGWKSLIVAVAPQVIIAGWILPQR